Genomic segment of Dunckerocampus dactyliophorus isolate RoL2022-P2 chromosome 13, RoL_Ddac_1.1, whole genome shotgun sequence:
gacgttattcttgtagatTTATGAGAAGATTggaatttatgacaaaaaaagttgtaaatgtaggagaataaagttgtacatttacgacaaCAAGACTTACATTGActagaataaaatcgtaaatttacgactttattctatacagtgtgtggaaacacacacactgtatgacACTgtatgacgtgtgtgtgtgtgtgtgtggaaacacacacacacacacacagcgagagagagagggtgAGCTAGCAGTGTAAGTGTGTGTCTGCGTTGTGCCGTCAGACGTGAATGAGTGCGAGGACGAGCCGTGCAGTCACACCTGCTTCAACAACCACGGCTCCTTCATGTGCAACTGTGACGAGGGCTTCGAGCTGGCGGCGGACGGAACCTCCTGCATCGGTAAGCGGACACGCCGCCGTATTAGCCACCCCGGTCGGGACGCTCGGCCCACAAAAATCCTCTGAAGACGTTCCGTGCCGTGTTTGTCCGCAGACGTGGACGAGTGCAGCTTCTCGGAGTTTCTGTGCCAGCACCGATGCGTCAACGCGCCGGGGTCCTTCTCCTGCATCTGCCCGCCCGGTTACTACGTGTACGAGGACGGCAGGAGCTGCGAAGGTACCCGCTCTTCTCCCCGGGGACGCCGCCGCTTTGCTCTCCTTGTGACGTTCGAACTGACATCGGTTGTTGTCGTGTGCTTGCTTTTGAAGACGTCAATGAATGCGAGACCGGTAACAACACCTGTACGACAGAACGAGTCTGTTTCAATTTCCAGGGAGGCCACACGTGCCTGGCTCCGTTGCAGTGTGCGCCTCCTTACGTTGAAGTAGGAGACAAGTGAGTGCGTCTGCGTGTCCTGGTTTTGTCCGCAAAGCGGCCACCGCCTCTCTCTCACTGCGTCTCTGTCCTCCATGCAGCCAGTGCATGTGCACCACTGGCAACCCTGCGTGCAGGGACCAGCCCTTCACCATCCTCTACCGACACATGGACTTGTCGTCCGGACGCAGCGTGCCCGCCGACATCTTCCAGATGCAGGCAACCACGCGCTACCCGGGCGCCTTCTACATCTTCCAGATCAAGTCTGGCAACGAGGGACAAGAGTTTTATATGAGGGTAAGGACCACTGACACGCACCAAAGGGACTGCCGTCAACAAGATGccattacttttattattacactttcaTTCACCCTGGAATCCTTACACACAGCACCAGTCATTGGTCACAGCACACAGCACCAGTCGTTGGTCAGTCCACAAGTCAAATCAGTACTCACAGCACTAGTGTTTGGGCGGTGTTTAAACCAAACAGTAGTCATTGGTCAGTCTGCATGTCAAATCATTAAACACTGCACCAGTCACTGGAGGTTCATTAAACAAAAGTCAGTCTTCATGTCTGTAATTAGTGTTCTGGATGGTCATGAAACACAACCGCAGTCATTGGTCAGTCCACAAGTCAGCTCAGTACTCACAGCACCAGTCATTGGGTTGTGATGAAACATAACAGCAGTCATTGGTCAGTCTGCATGTCAAATCATTAAACACTGCACCAGTCACTGGAGGTTCATTAAACAAAACTGCAGTTATTGGTCAGTCTACATGTCTGTAATTAGTGTTCTGGATGGTCATGAAACATAAACGCAGTCATTGGTCAGTACTCACAGCACCAGTCATTGGGTTGTCATGAAACATGACAGCAGTCATTGGTCAGTCTACATGTCAAGTCATTACACACGGCAGCAGTCGTTGGTCAGTCATTACACTAAATAGCAGTCATTGGTCAGGCCACAAGTCGTGTCAGTACTCAAAGCACTAGTCATTGGGTGGTCATTAAACTGCACAGCAGTCATTGGTCAGTCTACATGTCATATCATTTCACGCAGCACGAGTCATTAGATGGTCATAAAATATAACAGCAATCATTGGTCAGTCAGTGCCGTGGACAGTCACATAACAGCAGTCATTGGTCAGTCTACATGTCAGTCATTACACACATCAAGGGTCATTGGATGGTCATCCTACATGTCACGTTGTTGCACCCAGCAACAGTCATTGGTCAGTCTTTACAAAGGGGCAGTCATTGGCAGGTCTATATGTCAAATCCTTCTACACAGCACTGGTCAGTCGCTGGTTGGTCGACATGTCAATCATCATTTTATACTGCAGCAGTCCTTAGTCATTGCATATGGCTGCAGTTATTGATCGGTCCACTATAGTAGGTGTTACACACTTGTGTGCATTTTTCAATGAAAGTGAGCAGAGAAGATTCTAGTAGAAAAAGACGGCAACCGGTGATGAATACATGGGCAAGTAAAGCAAGTGTCTCCTAACTTGTGAGCGGCGGTGCATGCGTGACAAAGCAAGTAGAGCGCAGACGCCTTTACGCAGTGTCTGTCCTGCAGTACGGCCAGCCACCAGCAGATGGCGCCATATGTTTGTGTTCCACGAATACCAGCGTGGTGTACTTTGTTTACTGAAAGTGTGTCAGCGTGTGTGTGACGAGCCTGCCTTCCCTCCCTCCAGCAAACCAGCAACATGAGCGCCACGCTGGTCCTGTCGCGGCCCATCAAGGGTCCCAGAGAGGTGGTCCTGGACCTGGAGATGGTCACGGTCAACAACGTCATCAATTTCCGCGGGAGCTCCATCATTCGCCTGACCGTATACGTGTCGGAGCATCCCTTCTGACGCGTCCACGGCCTTCACGACCGTTTTTgacatcattacatctgaatggaacGCACCCCGCCCTGCTTTAATGGACTCTGAGCTTTTAAGGCAGTAATATGGACGCTTTGGCGGGATGCGCGTGGTGTACAATTTCTGGCATGACCGTATGCCGTCGTATTCTCAGCACCGCCTCAGATGAGCTGTGAGCGCGACTTTTATTGTATCGCCATCAGTCACAATAAACGTCTGTATGAGCAGCAGGCGCTGAAGCCGCTGGAGCtcctttttctttgctttgctttttacgTCAGTGGCCGTGATGGAGGAGCTGGTGACATCAGCCAAGTGCAGAAGCAACTCAAACCCAGCATCAGTCCAGGAACTACACATGCCCTGTTGACCTTTTAAAACGCCTTATTGCCGATAGTCTACGTGTCAATCATTTCACACAATAGCGAGCATTGGTCGGTCTACATGTCAATTGTACACAGCAGCAGTCATTGGTCAGTCCACGTCACATCACAGTACACACAACAGCAGCCATTTGTCAGACTCCATGTCAATTAAACACAGCAAGTCAGTGGTCAGTCTGCCTGTCAATTGTCAATCACTGCCGTCATTAGACATAACAGCAGGCATTGGTCAGTTTACATGCCAGCCGAACAGCAGCAGTCACTGAGCAGTCGACCTGTCCATCATTACACATGACAGTAGTCAATGGTCAGTCTACATGTCACTCATTACGCGCAGCAGCAGTCATTGTTCAGTCTGCATGTCAGTTATACACAGCAAGTCATTGTTCAATCTACATGTCAGTCATTACACACAGCAGTAGTCATTGGGCAGTCTACATGCCAATCATTACACATGACAGCAGTCTCCAGTCAGTCTCCCTGTCATTCACTACACATGGCAACAGTCACTGGTCAGTCTATAGGTCTATTTGACAGTCATTGGTCAGTTTACATGCCAGTcgtaaaacagcagcagtaattGGGCAGTATACCTGTCCATCATaacacatgacatcagtcattGGTCAGTCTGCACACCAGTCACTACACGCAACAGCAGTCGTTGATCAGTCTACATCTCAGCCAGAATACAAAGAAGCAGTCATTGGTCAGTCTACACACCAGTCATTACACGCAACATCAGTCATTGGTCAGTCTACATGTCAGCTATAACACAAAGAAGTAGTCATTGGTTAGTCTACATGTCAGTCATTGACACAATCATTTGACTTAGTCATTGGTCAGTCTACATGTCAGCATAACACAAAGAAGCAGTCATTGGTCAGTCTACATGTCAGTCATTACAACAGCAGTCATTGATTAGTCTACATGTCAGCATAACACAAAGAAGTAGTCATTGGTCAGTCTACATGTCAGTCATTACAACAGCAGTCATTGGTCAGTCTACATGTCAGCATAACACAAAGAAGCAGTCATTGGTCAGTCTACATGTCAGTCATTACAACAGCAGTCATTGATTAGTCTACATGTCAGCATAACACAAAGAAGTAGTCATTGGTCAGTCTACATGTCAGTCATTACAACAGCAGTCATTGGTCAGTCTACATGTCAGCATAACACAAAGAAGCAGTCATTGGTCAGTCTACATGTCAGCATAACACAAAGAAGCAGTCATTGGTCAGTCTACATGCCAGTCATTGACACAATCATTTGACTTAGTCATTGTTCAGTCTACATGTCCATATGAACTATATCCTGAATCATAATCATAACGCCACAGAAGACAAAAGTCATTGCATGAAAGCATGtgtcagcactttttaggtgacTTCTATTTTTAGTGCATGAAGAATGTCAAATAGGTCGTTCTGGGTCATGTTCCATTAGCGTGGTATGCGATTACTATCATCTTCGCATACTTCAACGTTTCCCGTAAGGACCATCagcgtgtttgtttgtttggggggggggaggaggagggcaAAGGGGGAGGAGCTTACGTGTGAGCTTTGTGAGGTTTGCGTGCGCTGCGGACTTGGCTGCCTtggaaggaaggaaagaagaaagaacatcTTTCTCCAATCAGCGCACATCATGGGTGACTTTTGATTCATTTCTTCTATGTTCCTCTTCAGAAAAGCGACTTTGACTCTCCCTGGCTTCTGCtttctttcacttttgcttCCGCTCAGCCTTTAAGATAGACTGTAAGGGCATCTAGTGTTTACGTACAGTGTGTATTTTTCCTGCTTTCGTTAGTCCAAACTCTtcctccagcgagggccgcatagtgagaaatgaaaggatgataGTTTGGGAGGTAGACACGCTAAGAAGTGATATCAAGTGCAAGAACAACAGTACACCTCAGCTGTGTTatataggtggaaaaaaaacaatatcaacttcattctttgctctttttttcccccatttttgctaatcctttatttaaattttccaaatatttcacctttcttctcaaataatcctcactcattatttcatttgtatatgtagctttttccccaaaaatattttatgaactttattttgttttgttccttcTTCATAATggaagaatatacagtatatatatatatatatatatatatatgtatatacacacgagtttattctcataaaattgcaaatttttatcttaatattgactttattgtgAGAGAAACTACTtcaaattcttgtaaaatgttttatttgagcagtttttcttttttttttcactttcttttttttcttgtcaattttcttctggtaattatgacttatttgccaaaatattttgactttattctcgtaacattacagctgttttttttttttcgtttctccaggttttgttggggtttttttcccaaatatttcaacttgattttattcttgtaatattgccgctttttccgcagcctaatgtttcaaaaataacaactctctcttgttttttgtttctcataatattattacttgaaaaatgttttttcctttaatgttttaagtctatgctactaaaattgttatttttccccataatatacaagtttgttctcgtaaaattgcaactttttcccgtTATGACAcaacctttttcttttaatattttcacttaacATTGTAAGTTTTTCCATAAcatagtttaaaaaatgcatatacagtatattttgttttgtttgtttgtcataatattacggctttaaaaaaaacaaaacaattatcttaatattttgtctttattctcgtaaaattgcagctgggtttttttccccatttcggCAGGAGTTATTtaaattttcaaatatttcaacttgatttttttcttgtaaccttgtgactttttccgcaacttgttttgtttctcataatattatgactttagaaaatattgtaatttttgtttaatattttatctctatgctactaaaatgatctttttcctcataatatactttattttttgtcaaattacagctgttttttttttttccaactatgtcAGGTTTCCTCAGGTAAATTTATtttgtcataattttgactttattctggtaatataactttttctgcaaccataCTTTGCTaacgttacaactttatttgttcttttgtttttcataatagtgCGACTctcaaaaaacttttttttcttaatattttaactttatgctcaAATGATTGCTATTTGTcctcaatattacaacttttttttttccataatattaacatttttgtcttgtaaaagtgcaacttttttttcttgttagagttagaacatttttctctgaataatttgactttattcccgtaaaattacagcaattttttttcatttctgcaggggttttttttcaaaatatttcaactttcttcttaaatcatcttggtaaattttcttctcgtgatataacttttccccatcctaattaaattattatttggttttgtttgttttttcataatacaacttaaaatatatatatatatatatatatatatatatatatatatatatatatttcaactctatactactgaAATGACGTTAGTTTTCCtcttaacattacaaaaatttGCTCATAAAAgggtgacttttttctcgttcgaacatgactttttttttcttcctgttttgactttattctcataaaatcacggctgtttttttccatttctgctatttttttttacccccaacTATTTAAAAtctcttcttgtcattttttttcttgtaattatgactttattcctataatatttagactttgtatgaaaatatgtatgtactgtttaCAAAaaggtgccgcaaggcatgctgggagccgaCTGGAGTGCTTCTGGCTTCCCAGAATGCTTTGTGGCACTTTCTAAGTGACTTAACAAAAAGCTGCTTCTTTAAGCAAGCTAAAGAGCTGCGTCATAATAGTTtaaatctatgctactaaaatcacatcctttttgctcataatatattttattattgtaaaattacaacagtttttcccatttctgctggggtttttttatttttttattttctagctatttcaaatttcttcttgtcataattctgactttattcccataatattatgactttattctggtaatattcaaactttttctgcaaccttacTTTCCTaacagtacaactttatttgttattttgtttgtttttcataatagtgcaactatgaattaaaaaaaaagtatttttcttaATGTTTTAACTATTTTTCCTCGGAATGCTACCacatcattctcgtaaaattgcgactttttctaattagatcacaactttttttgtgtgctttatattgactttagttttgtttatGAAATATTTCAGAAT
This window contains:
- the fbln5 gene encoding fibulin-5 isoform X2 — its product is MFCDKRSSKLSSSARMLAALLFILLGIHAAHGQTCTDGFTFERRTRQCIDVDECRTLPDACRGDMRCVNQNGGYLCLPRGLYNQPFRPDPPQVPQVPASAGQSESFQPAPPQRSAEPSYPQVSYPVPCILGYTLADDGTCNDIDECETNSHHCNPTQVCINTAGGYTCSCTEGFWLIGGQCQDIDECRYGYCEQLCANVPGSYSCSCNAGFTLNPDNRSCQDVNECEDEPCSHTCFNNHGSFMCNCDEGFELAADGTSCIDVDECSFSEFLCQHRCVNAPGSFSCICPPGYYVYEDGRSCEDVNECETGNNTCTTERVCFNFQGGHTCLAPLQCAPPYVEVGDNQCMCTTGNPACRDQPFTILYRHMDLSSGRSVPADIFQMQATTRYPGAFYIFQIKSGNEGQEFYMRQTSNMSATLVLSRPIKGPREVVLDLEMVTVNNVINFRGSSIIRLTVYVSEHPF
- the fbln5 gene encoding fibulin-5 isoform X1 gives rise to the protein MFCDKRSSKLSSSARMLAALLFILLGIHAAHGQQTCTDGFTFERRTRQCIDVDECRTLPDACRGDMRCVNQNGGYLCLPRGLYNQPFRPDPPQVPQVPASAGQSESFQPAPPQRSAEPSYPQVSYPVPCILGYTLADDGTCNDIDECETNSHHCNPTQVCINTAGGYTCSCTEGFWLIGGQCQDIDECRYGYCEQLCANVPGSYSCSCNAGFTLNPDNRSCQDVNECEDEPCSHTCFNNHGSFMCNCDEGFELAADGTSCIDVDECSFSEFLCQHRCVNAPGSFSCICPPGYYVYEDGRSCEDVNECETGNNTCTTERVCFNFQGGHTCLAPLQCAPPYVEVGDNQCMCTTGNPACRDQPFTILYRHMDLSSGRSVPADIFQMQATTRYPGAFYIFQIKSGNEGQEFYMRQTSNMSATLVLSRPIKGPREVVLDLEMVTVNNVINFRGSSIIRLTVYVSEHPF